The Notolabrus celidotus isolate fNotCel1 chromosome 6, fNotCel1.pri, whole genome shotgun sequence nucleotide sequence CGTTACAGAAGAGTTTGGATTTATggtaatttttgttttttttcagggctTTACACAGACAAATgtcataaagtgctttacaaagagaAAAACTGGAACTCTGGACATTAAGACGGCAagctctctggatgtttttggAAGTAAACTAAAGACATCCTTTTCATGAGGGGTAATTTCATTTTAGCTCTGGGctgcattattatcattgtgaccattgttttagcatcactttaatttatttgattttatcgtattatattttattttattacattttatttttctcatacttctctgatttttccacttttatatattgttgttgttttctatctgttgtcttgtgaagcactttgggctgcatccTTGAGTGTATGAAAggcgctctataaataaaaatgagttcagTTAAATaagaaacagaataaaacaaacaggcagCATTAAGTGATGTGGTCACACCATCCACAGGCATGTGTAAGAATCTGAGAAAACAACCTTTgaatacaaaaacattgaaCTCATAATGTATTAGAAACTGTGGGATGGTTCACCACATGTTTAAACAGGTGTGTTTTTAACAAAGAAGCATTTTCAGATTATGCAGAGTGCAGGAGAATCCTCCAACTAAATATGTAAATCAAATTAACAAGTGATCGATGTTTTAGTCTCCTCTATGCCTTTCGTTGTTGTAGATGATGTTTTCAGTCCGTTCGCTTGTTTGTATGGAGGAATTTTCAAATCAGGACTCTGATCTGTTGGCAATGacacagagctgatgttactTCATTAAAATAACTCACTGATGTATTCTTAATGCAGTAGTAATCCACTCACACAGCTCCCTTCAAAGACTGTTGTTTACTTTGATCTGGTTTACATTTCTTCTTCTaagtaaataataaacagacaGCACCTTTGTAGCTCTTTTCTAGACTTACCTCACAATTCTTTATTCTACCTGTCCTATTCAGCCTCAGGGGCTGCTGTGCAGAGTCAGGATGTTAATGAGGAAGTAGAAACAAGTCTGCAGCTTGTGTGttgaagacagagacagaataaAGCGCTTTGTAAACTAGTGATCTTATTAAAAACTGCTTATATCTGCTACCACTGCACTGTTATTCAGTGCTACATTGCTCTGTATTTATAGAGCAGTTGTCGTTTTCAGGGTGTATTCTGTGGTAATGAAATACTCAGCATTGCCTTACCTCCATACAAGAAGTTAGAAGTCTACAGAAAAATGATTTTTTAATGAGCAGTTATGAGAGATTTATTATTGTACAAGTTTTAGAAAGGCGTACCTAActaagcagaagtataaatcaggctttaaaggtgacatatcacgcttttttcatcaatatatattggtctaagaggtccccaaaacatgtctttaaagtttatgctcaaaaaaacactttgaaatcagattttggcatgcctgaaaaaccctcttcttcagtcctcctcagaacactctgttttctctctgaccacgccccctcaggaagtggatgtgcctcggctctccagcacgttgatctaatgtttacatgtttgctgaatatacacggctgctcagagatcgcgttacttcaaccctctgaatctgatccagaatctgatcctgacggagaggcgcctgtagcaggacctttctgaaggattggtcacagatttagagtttcttgttgttttatttgtcattatgtcgacgtgtgtcttggtagacagctacgaacatgtagctatgtggctatgctaactagcgctagcacttatctatgataaataaaaatcatccactagatcttcaaatctgcagacgtggggagtcaatccgacctttgtgtttatgaagacagcctacaactagcatgcctccctcctaagctccttgttgaaCACATTTGTGCAAGTactgaaaaacggaggagggattcagtattattttatacagtctatgggctgaacaagctccgagctctgactccgtgacagacgggatattgttgttacgtaacaaaaacacggaagtctgaaacggctcgtttcacacacattaacagaaaggtgtagaactCAAatcaggggcagaatggatttttttcattctcggggggtttgtagacatgccagggaaacatatttcaggtagagaatcattaaaaagtccattttgcatgatatgtcacctttaagccagatttctgcgtcgaatcgacggcgtagcctacgtcGGACGTCTGCGTTGggcccgtacctacgcagaggcctacgcacatggctgatgtgcacctcctccaaaatgttacTACGTGTAGAATGgacgcagactgcaagccctgtgattggtacACTAGGAAACATTGTATTtccagcacttctgggatccccgcacataggccgtgtatttcatctcctctctattcttcatgttatcatgtctgcatgataaacagcaacatgtatcagctgtagattaactgagctgtaaaaaaacataaacagagattgtagcggggccggaagctggtaaccgactatcagagagaccacactgccctcaagcgtttcagcggagaattgctgcgcatcACGGACACTTCGACACAAAAGTATATGGTGCTTATATCAGTGTTGACCagtgctgcgtaggggcgacgtagaagtataaaccagccttgaATAATTGTAATCCCTTATGCTGAGCAAAAGCTGTGTGTGTCCCTCTCCGGTCCACAGGTAGCTGCTGCCCTGCTGTTCTGTCTGCAGTGTCCGTCTCCACAGTCCAGCAGAGGAAGCTGCACCATGCTGTCATCCCTAAAGGGAAGGGAGGACGCTCCTCCTCCAGTGGAATAGCAGCAACAGTGTTTGGTGCCACCGGTTTTCTGGGTCGATATGTTGTCAACCGGCTGGGTGAGTAAAAAATAACGGCCGTCTCACCACAATACAAGATAGATGCATGTGTTCCAAGATGCTTTGTTGTTCAGGTGGTGATTAGTAGTCAGCGCCATAGCTGTGATTTTGTGCCTCAACACTTTTTGGAGCTTAATATTTAGTGAAACTAGTCCTTCAGGTTGCCACTTGGCGTTATCACCAGCTTACGCCATTGTGACTCATTGGAACATGGCCATTAAAGTGTGTAATGTCTAGAAATGCTCTATGTGGTGTAGAAGGCAGAATACACAGAGCGTGAGTGGAGATGTTGGGTTGAAGCCAGTTGCTTTCACAAGCTCAATGTTAAAAGTTATTTATAAAGAGCCGTTAAATGTAAAGATGTGATTGTAAGTTTGTCTTTTCTGATGACCTGCAGGTCGTATGGGCTCTCAGATTGTCATCCCTCACCGCAATGATCAGTACGACGTCATGTACCTGAGGCCCATGGGTGATCTGGGACAGATCCTTTTCATGGTAAGAAGCAGACGGACACCCTTACCCATGGATGGTAGAGTCTTTAATTTGCACGTCTTGAATAAAGCACAAATGTTTCTGTTCCTTCTTGCTGCAGGAGTGGGATGCCAGGAACAAAGACTCCATCAAACAGGCGCTGGAGCACTCCAACGTGGTCATCAATCTGGTGGGCAGAGAGTGGGAGACGAGGTATACCTGGATTTAAAGAATCTGAGGAATATTGTTTTGGATGTCATAAGAATGTAATCTTTCGGTGACTTTGAGAGGAAGGCATAAGAGAGATAGACCTTTGTTGTCATTTCAACAAGTTCAAAGAAATTGGATGGCAGGCAAACAGATATACATGTAAGAACAGGAGGGATGTGGCTCATTGGTAATGATTAATGATTATATAATTTGTGAATTTGACAGACATTGCAAAAAAGCCAGTTAAGATGTTTGTAAACATGATCACatttgtcctctctgtgtgaagGAACTATAAATTTGAGGACGTCTTCGTGAGCATCCCTCAGCAGATCGCCAAGGCAGCCCGAGAGGCCGGCATCACAAAGTTCATTCACATGTCTCACCTTAACGCCGACATCCGCAGCCCGTCCAAATACCTGAGGAACAAGGTGAGGGGCTGCTTCTTCCCACACTGCACATCTCTCATACAGTCAAGATAAGGGatctttctttctatttaacTAATGCTATTTTAAGTAGTTTGCACTTTTTAGTACTAGCATGGGACTTTTAAAGACTACTAGAGTACACTTTAAATGGAGGAGCTGCTTCAACACTCATTTATCTGCAGTGTGCCAAACTTTAGAGTTGCATGTCTAAAGAACGACTCTTTCCAACCAACAATTGTTAATGAAATGTAGAGTGACTGTTACACAGTAAAGGTTAGCAGATAAGACCCTGATTTGTATTTCCTTTGTACATCCTCTGTCTTCTCATAAAGTGATACTTTGTTTGAAAGTTAACACAtagttttgtcatttttctgGCAAGAATCTGTTCAGATATTCAGTGTAGGGCTGCAATTAACGACTATTTTGATAGATAACTAATCTATCGACTATCTTAACAATTAGTCGACTAATCGGATTATGAAGTGTACACCTATTCAGTGGCTCTTATTTAGACATCGCCTTTTGAATTGAGCTTGAGATATTTTTAGGCATGCGCTAACAATAGAGACAGTAAAGACAATAAAGATGACTACTTCATTCagcaatatttatttatgaactgTGCTGCTCATTAGGCTGctacaaaaatagaaataactATTCAACTTTTGCCCATTTAAAAGCAAGGACAGGCAAAGTGctgataaaaataaagtatcagggcgaacacagatctggtggaagttagcCGTAACACTTGAAGTTGAAGTCTCTGAAATACAGTGAGCAGGTCAGAGATCTTGGCATTGAACTTTGAAAATCTTATAGCAGGCACCACTTAAAAAGCATATAAAGGTCTGGATCTTTGGTATCCTAAACTTATGTTGAGAAGTTAGTCCATGCATTGATCTTGATCACTCTCTCTGCGGAGCTATCCCAATAATCAGCTGGACAGCTCCAGCTAATCCAAAATTCAGGAGCCAGAGTCCTgacacatacaaatacatttcaacatttcactccagTCTTGAAAACACTTCATTGACTCCACGTTCAGGATACAATCACATTACAAGGGCCCTTCTTTTTGGAAGAGACTTCCTGCCGACTAGAGGTCAATCATACATATCCCCTCTGTTCTCCGTGGTGTTCAAAGTAGTTTCTCTGTATGGGAGATTTCCCATTCATGATGGTACAGGGTTAATTCTTAATTCAATATAAAGCACATGAAGCTatctgtaatgaaatgtgctctgTAAACAAAATGCTACTGCTGTTTACCACAGGCTGTAGGAGAGACAGCAGTGAGGGATGAGTTTCCTGACGCCATCATCATGAAGCCCTCTGAGGTCTTTGGAAGGGAGGACCGATTCTTCAACTACTATGCCAGTAAGTCAGTAGTACATGTCTGAGATAAAGAGGCTGTGGGAGCGCTCGTAGATGGTTCTTAATTAGATGCAAATGATATGATGACGGTGTGACATAAAGTCATGCTTATATGTTGGTATGTATCCAGTGCTCTGTCACAGATactcatatatatttattcctGGTAGActgatatcttttttttttcaagggcCAATGTCGATAACTAGAGGGCAGGTCTGCAGATATCACATTGTTGATatatacactgaacaaaaatataaatgcaacacttttgtttttgctcccatttttcatgagctgaactcaaagatctaagaCTTTTTCTCTGTACACAAACAATCTGTTTCTCTCAAACCTTGTTCACAAAtttgtagggatgtaaggatacactcaacccacgatcagattcaaatcctgttttttggttcacgatacgattggAATCCTGATTTTCAAGGAAACTGGATTTAATTCAAAATTATATaactattatttcatttcaattctcagatatggacagttgtgatatatatttcttctcttatatttatttgtaaacaaagtcatcctttttaatttttgaggtgttttgtaactcaaataaaaccactgcacactatTTTTTTAGCACCttgtaaaaaaaactcaaaatgaccatacaaaaatacactatattaccaaaagtattcactcacccatccaaatgatcagaatcaggtgtcctaatcacttggcctggtcacaggtgtataaaatcaagcacctaggcatgcaggctgtttttacaaacatttgtgaaagaatgggccgctctcaggagctcagtgaattccagcgtggaactgtcataggatgccacctgtgcaacaaatccagtcgtgaaatttcctcgctcctaaatattccacagtcaactgtcagctttattataagaaaatggaagagtttgggaacaacagcaactcagccacgaagtggtaggccatgtaaagtgacggagaggggtcagcggatgctgaggcgcatagtgcaaagaggtcgccgactttctgcacagtcaattgctacagagctccaaacttcatgtggccttcagattagcccaagtacagtacgcagagagcttcatggaacgggtttccatggccgagcagctgcatccaagccatacatcaccaagtgcaatgcaaagcattggatgcagtggtgtaaagcacgctgccactggaccacagagcagtggagacgcgttctctggagtgatgaatcacgcttttccatctggcaatctgatggacgagtctgggtttggaggttgccaggagaacggtacatttcggactgcattgtgcccagtgtgaaatttggtggaggaggaattatggtgtggggttgtttttcaggaactgggcttggccccttagttccagtgaaaggaactttgaatgcctcaggataccaaaccatttggacaattccatgctcccaaccttgtgggaacagtttggagcgggccccttcctcttccaacatgactgtgcaccagtgcacacagcaaggtccataaagacatggatgacagagtctggtgtggatgaacttgactggcctgcacagagtcctgacctgaacccgatagaacacctttgggatgaattagagcggagactgagagccaggccttctcgaccaacatcagtgtgtgacctcaccaatgcacttttggaagaatggtcaaaaattcctataaacacactcctcaaccttgtggacagccttcccagaagagttaaagctgtaatagctgcaaaaggtggaccgacatcatattgaaccctatgggttaggaatgggatggcacttaagttcatatgtgagtcaaggcaggtgagcgaatacttttggtaatatagtgtatcttgttggaaaatttcagaacaattatagagaaatagAAAGTGAACGGTTcccaaataaaagtattaaatattaaaacaaataatataaatctctttaaattagggatgaaAATTTCAAGCATTCTCctgtggaaatgttaacgatcaattatcatttacTGATTAAGAAAAcgtaaaagttttccatgtcaaaaacaaagctaaatgcgttttttccccctaaatcaaattttccttcatgacacagtgtctataactgacggtattaaacagctacagatcatagtgaggtgttcaaaatgttaacacgctgaatatcaatgtgaggagcaggcttataaataatctctgtggacacatggtcatagagtgaagactcatgtctacaacatgtggatttactgcaacaggacaactgaacagaaacacattttagactcacagtgtccagttttctgtctactcgttcttattgagaaaaatgagcatttAAATGTGGTAAGGTGTCAAccaggagcacaaccgggtcagaatcaaaACATCACCAATCGGCTCGATAAATCAGCCTGACGGATTAATTGGTCAATCTGTAATTTTCATTCCAATGTTCTTTCTTCATTAAGTTCTTCAGCTGATTATAATTTGATTTCTAAACTTTTTTCAGACATGCGCTGGTTCGGCAATGCTGTCCCACTCATGGCCATGGGGAAGAAGACTGTGAAGCAGCCTGTTTATGTAAGTTTTCCAGACTAAAGTATCTATATTGATCAACATAAACCTCTGGGTATAATTTCTCACCGTGTATCCGGGTGTGGCTTTTAGTATACAATGTTGTGTGATTATTTTACAGGGAAGCCCCGACTGTAAAATGCATACTGATTGTTAAAAGTGTCTCCAAAGCTGAGCCTGAGTGAGATGCCTGAATGACTTGAAATCAGAAGTCAGAGGTTCACAGATTACAGATTGTAGACTTGTTAAGACCAGACTCCAAACACCAAAGCTGTCTGCTGGAGTCAGCTGTAGAGTTTAAAGTTCCAGTCCTAGTCCTAACTGTTAGTGCTCTTACTTAAAAGTACATGATGGTCCTTAGTATTTACAACAGTCCCATTTGAGCTCAAATATTCAACACACACTTAACATGAAATCAACTAaaccgtgtctctcctctcacaGGTGGTGGATGTGGCTAAGGCCATCATAAACGCTGTCAGAGACCCCGATGCTAACGGAAAGACATACGCGTTAGTTGGGTAGGTGGTTAGCGCTCTATAATCTTCAGTTCATTCATTTAACATTGAGCTCACAACAACATATGAAAAGATGTTTGTGCATCATGTACAACAGTAAGCAGCTCAATTCAGACGAATGAGGTGAGCAGGGAAGAGGATGAAGCAACGATACTCAACGTGGTTCAATTTTCTGTCACCTGCTGCTTTCACACGTCAGTTCACCCCGACTTTACAAAGCCGTTTCACTGAAGGCTCAGGTGCAAAAATAAGACAGTTGTGCTCTCGCATGCAACCCACCAGGGCGTGTTCAGGAGTGCAGTGCAGGTGTGAAAGGAGCCTAAAATTACTTGCACTAAAGACCTTATGTTTCTGGTTAAAGGGCATGATTTAAAGTCTGTGTGAGAGAGTTCAGCtcatagagagaaagaaacagacagGAATGCTGTGATTTCAAGTTAAAAGACATACTTACACGATGAaaactcctctcttcttctttctcttcctgtccAGACCCAACCGTTACCTCCTTCATGACCTGGTGGAGTACATCTACGCAGTGGCACACAGATCTTTTGTGCCCTACCCCCTGCCCCGCCCTCTCTATCAGTAAGTTCCTGATACACAGGCGGCAAATTGTCATCACCAGAATGATGGAAAAATTGTTTAATACTTCTCTAAAATGTGAGGAATGACGTGTTCTgaatcttttactttttttcagcCTTGCTGCTTCCTTTTTCGCAATGAACCCCTTTGAGCCCTGGACAAGTCCTGACAAAATCGAGCGGGTAAAAGAACTCAAATGTTGAAGTTATTTTGAACCTAAGGTTTTGAGAAATGGGATGTGCCTTTTTCTGAGATAATTAGCAGCTGCTTTTTTCCTTCCAGTTTCACTTTACAGACATGAAGTACCCTGGACTTCCTGGTCTGGAGGACCTTGGCATCACTCCCGCCAGCGTAGAACAGAAGGCTATTGAGATTCTGCGTCGCCACCGCCGATTCCGTTATCTGGAGGCTGACCTGGATGTGGCCAAGCCAGCAAAAACAGTCAATTATTAAACCCCAAACCCACTTCTCTAAGTCACGTGGACAGCCAGAGTGTGTCAGTATGTCTAACTGCTCTTAAACTATattgtgtaaataaataaaaaattatccTTCGAGGGATTCcttgtttttctattgttgcaTTTAGCTTTTACTGTCAGCAAATAGTTACTTTTACATTAAATTTACAATTTAGAGTCCCTGGGAGGATTTTTGAATCCTAAATGAATCAGACTGGGAAGAATGATGATACCTCTGGATGTCCCACAAAAGAAATAGGTCAGCAGAGACCAGATTGATCATTCCCATGAA carries:
- the ndufa9a gene encoding NADH dehydrogenase [ubiquinone] 1 alpha subcomplex subunit 9, mitochondrial, which encodes MATVALVSRPVSVLPKISSSCCPAVLSAVSVSTVQQRKLHHAVIPKGKGGRSSSSGIAATVFGATGFLGRYVVNRLGRMGSQIVIPHRNDQYDVMYLRPMGDLGQILFMEWDARNKDSIKQALEHSNVVINLVGREWETRNYKFEDVFVSIPQQIAKAAREAGITKFIHMSHLNADIRSPSKYLRNKAVGETAVRDEFPDAIIMKPSEVFGREDRFFNYYANMRWFGNAVPLMAMGKKTVKQPVYVVDVAKAIINAVRDPDANGKTYALVGPNRYLLHDLVEYIYAVAHRSFVPYPLPRPLYHLAASFFAMNPFEPWTSPDKIERFHFTDMKYPGLPGLEDLGITPASVEQKAIEILRRHRRFRYLEADLDVAKPAKTVNY